GATTAACAGCCTTTGATATTAAAAATTATTTGGAAGTAATTTTAAAAATGAGCCACTACAAACGGGCGAGGTGCAATATCTTTACGTCTCGGCCTACTATAACGGCCACTATGCAAAAACAACAATGAAGGAATAAAATCTACTAAAATGAAAAACATAAAGAATACAGTATTATTTCAGTGGTTCGATGAAGTATGGAATCAAGGAAATGAAGAGTCAATAGACAAATTGATGGCAGAAAATTCAAATGCTCATGGAATAATTCAAGAAGGGCAACCCAACGGAGCTTCTGGATTTAAAATCTTTTATCGTGAATTTCGCAAAGACTTTAAAGACATTAAAATAGAAGTAGAGGATGTTATTTGCCATGACAACATCGAATGCGCGAGAACAAATGTTACGGCTAGACATGAAGGGACAAATAGCATGGTGAATTTTTCCGGAATTTGCTGGGTAATGATTGTCGGCGGCAAAATAGTAGAAGCATGGAATAGTTATGATTTTTTAGAATTGTACAAACAAATAGGCTTGATTAAGTTATAAGAGAATAAACTGATAATTTTTATTTTTTTGTTGCTTTTTAAAATCTTCAGTTATGAAGTTTTATATCAAATATTTTCTGTTGGTTCTATTCAGTGTCACTTCATTTAGCGGATATGCACAATGGTCGTTGGAAGGAGGAATAGGCATTGCAACCCCCATAACAGGATACAATGAAATGGTTAGTGCAGGCACCGCCCTTCAGTTCAACATAACCAAAAGATTGGCTGAGGAACGTTTGGGAGTTGGCATAGAGCTGGCATGGGCACGCATGCATAATGATAATAATGATCTAGATATTTTCCAGAATGTACACCTTGACCAGATTCCGATATTCTTATATGCCGATTATGAATTAACAAAGGGAAAATGGATTCCTTATGCTGGTCTAGGCCTGGGGGGTAGTCTTTATAATATTGCATACGATACCAGCCCAACAACAGGAGAGGCGATTTTCAATGTCAGCTTCAGCTTTATTCCCAAAGCGGGTGTGAGAATGAAGTGGAAGGAAAGTTTATTACCTTTCGTTGAACTGAATGCCCCGATCGTTACTGACGGACCTCCTCCGGGCGCGGCAAATGCCAGCCAGGCTACCGGTTATTTGGGTGTTGTAGCAGGAATTCAATATCGATTTTAATAATTTCATGCTTACGCCAGACTTAAAATGATAACAGTGACAGATTAAAAATGGAAAAAATTCCTGTACGACAGATTAAAGAACCTGACTTTATTGAGAGTTTCACTATTCGGAACATCGAAACCCTGCTTTCAGGAAAAGATATGATGGAGGAACTTCACAGGCACAATTTCTTTTTGGTTTTGGCTTTAAAAAAAGGATTGGGCGAACACATTATTGATTTTACATCGTACACTATCAACGACTATTCCGTTTTTTTTATGCGGCCCGGACAAGTACATCAACTTACTTTAAAAGAAGGAAGTTCTGGTTACTTAATGCAGTTTAATGCCAATTTCTACTCATTCCGTGAGGAGGAAGCCAATAAGATATTGCGAAAGGTTAGTAACAAAAATTGTTGTCGGCTTAATTCGGATAGATTTAGAAAAGCATTTTCTGTTTTGGATTATATTTTCCAGGAATACACAGAAAAGCAACAAGAATAT
Above is a window of Solitalea lacus DNA encoding:
- a CDS encoding AraC family transcriptional regulator, with protein sequence MEKIPVRQIKEPDFIESFTIRNIETLLSGKDMMEELHRHNFFLVLALKKGLGEHIIDFTSYTINDYSVFFMRPGQVHQLTLKEGSSGYLMQFNANFYSFREEEANKILRKVSNKNCCRLNSDRFRKAFSVLDYIFQEYTEKQQEYKEVIIANLKIFFIELIRQSKNPNALSKDENSYSQERLEDLLELLRTHVTTHKQVAQYADMLHLTSYQLNAITKETLGKTCSQLINEQLVLEAKRHLLATSSRVIQIAYNLGYEDVSYFIRFFKKHTGYSPEAFRQNFR
- a CDS encoding ester cyclase codes for the protein MKNIKNTVLFQWFDEVWNQGNEESIDKLMAENSNAHGIIQEGQPNGASGFKIFYREFRKDFKDIKIEVEDVICHDNIECARTNVTARHEGTNSMVNFSGICWVMIVGGKIVEAWNSYDFLELYKQIGLIKL